A genomic stretch from Pochonia chlamydosporia 170 chromosome 4, whole genome shotgun sequence includes:
- a CDS encoding cephalosporin biosynthesis expandase/hydroxylase (similar to Acremonium chrysogenum CEFEF), with the protein MSDKVPIFSLQDLKNGLCQEEFVHCLTQKGIFFLSDTGLTDGDHTSARETCVNFFKNASEEQKKSVTLGDRNARRGFSGLEWESTAIVTETGQFSDYSTCYSMGINNNLFPNENFEKVWQSYFDRMYAASQDTARVVLEAVNAKPVNGIDDFLDCEPLLRLRYFPDVPENRVAEEEPLRMGAHYDLSTITLVHQTACVNGFVSLQCEVDGEFVDLPTKPDTMVVFCGAVGTLVSKGKIKAPKHRVKSPGRDQRVGSSRTSSVFFLRPKPSFSFNVPQAIEWGFNIRIPTETTTFGDWLGGNYVNMRRDTATAA; encoded by the coding sequence ATGTCAGACAAAGTACCGATCTTCAGCCTCCAAGACCTCAAGAATGGTCTCTGCCAAGAAGAATTCGTCCACTGCCTCACCCAAAAAGGCATATTCTTTCTCTCTGACACCGGCCTCACAGACGGAGACCACACCTCCGCCCGCGAAACCTGcgtcaacttcttcaaaaACGCTTCTGAAGAGCAGAAAAAGTCCGTGACACTCGGCGACCGAAATGCCCGCCGTGGCTTCTCCGGTCTAGAGTGGGAGAGCACAGCAATAGTTACGGAGACTGGCCAATTCTCAGACTATTCCACGTGTTACTCCATGGGAATTAACAATAACTTATTCCCAAATGAAAATTTTGAGAAAGTCTGGCAGAGTTACTTTGACCGTATGTATGCGGCGAGTCAGGACACAGCAAGAGTGGTTCTGGAGGCAGTCAACGCGAAGCCAGTCAATGGTATAGATGACTTCCTAGACTGTGAACCACTCCTGCGACTGCGTTACTTCCCAGACGTTCCTGAGAATAGAGTTGCAGAGGAGGAGCCACTGAGAATGGGAGCGCATTATGACTTGTCTACAATCACGTTGGTCCATCAGACTGCCTGTGTGAATGGGTTTGTGAGTCTTCAATGCGAAGTGGACGGGGAGTTTGTGGATCTACCAACCAAGCCGGATACGATGGTTGTATTTTGCGGCGCTGTTGGTACGCTTGTGAGTAAAGGGAAGATCAAGGCTCCTAAGCATAGGGTCAAGTCGCCTGGCCGAGATCAGCGAGTGGGAAGTAGTCGCACGTCAAGTGTGTTTTTCCTTCGTCCCAAGCCATCTTTCAGCTTTAATGTCCCTCAGGCGATTGAATGGGGCTTTAATATTCGGATTCCTACTGAGACGACGACATTTGGGGACTGGTTGGGTGGGAATTATGTAAATATGCGGAGGGATACAGCAACTGCTGCTTAA
- a CDS encoding isopenicillin N synthase (similar to Aspergillus oryzae RIB40 XP_001825448.1): MGSVSAANVPRIDISPLFGENKQKKLEVAREIDAASRDTGFFYAVNHGVDLKWLSEETKKFHMSLTHEEKWKLAIRAYNKEHEAKIRSGYSLSIPGKKAVESLCYLNPSFQPDHPRIKKPTPLHEVNDWPEEDKHPGFRNFAESYFWEAFRVSSALLRGYALALDKDEDFFTRHFRKGDTLSSVVLIRYPFLDPYPEPAIKTAEDGTKLSFEWHEDVSLITVLYQSDVQNLQVKTPQGWLDIEADDSGYLVNCGNYMSHITDNYYPAPIHRVKWVNEERQSLPFFVNLGFDDAVVPWDAAGTGKEPAGETISYGNYLQNGLLGLIKKNGQT; encoded by the coding sequence atggGTTCCGTCTCAGCAGCTAACGTCCCTCGAATTGACATTTCACCTCTCTTTGGTGaaaacaagcaaaagaaaCTCGAAGTAGCCAGGGAAATCGACGCTGCTTCTCGAGACACGGGATTCTTTTATGCCGTCAACCACGGTGTAGACCTGAAGTGGTTGTCCGAAGAAACCAAGAAGTTCCACATGTCCCTGACCCACGAGGAGAAGTGGAAGCTAGCCATCCGAGCTTACAACAAAGAACATGAAGCCAAGATCCGAAGCGGCTACTCCCTGTCGATTCCCGGCAAAAAGGCAGTCGAATCTCTCTGCTATCTCAACCCCTCCTTCCAACCCGATCATCCCCGCATCAAAAAACCAACTCCTCTTCACGAGGTGAATGACTGGCCGGAGGAGGACAAGCATCCCGGTTTCCGCAACTTTGCAGAGAGTTATTTTTGGGAGGCATTCAGGGTTTCCAGTGCCCTGCTGCGTGGCTATGCTCTTGCCTTGGATAAAGACGAGGACTTCTTTACACGTCATTTTCGCAAGGGAGATACCTTGTCATCCGTGGTTTTGATCCGCTACCCGTTTTTGGATCCGTACCCGGAGCCGGCCATCAAAACTGCTGAGGATGGCACCAAGCTAAGCTTTGAGTGGCATGAGGATGTGTCCCTCATCACGGTGTTGTATCAGTCCGACGTGCAGAATCTGCAAGTCAAGACCCCGCAGGGGTGGTTGGATATTGAGGCTGATGACTCTGGTTACCTTGTCAATTGTGGTAACTACATGTCACATATTACTGACAACTACTATCCCGCTCCGATCCATCGTGTCAAGTGGGTGAATGAAGAGCGACAGTCACTGCCGTTTTTCGTCAACTTGGGCTTTGACGATGCAGTAGTCCCGTGGGACGCGGCGGGAACTGGGAAAGAGCCAGCTGGAGAGACGATCTCATACGGAAACTATTTGCAGAATGGTTTGCTTGGGTTGATCAAGAAGAACGGGCAAACGTAG
- a CDS encoding isopenicillin N-CoA epimerase (similar to Neosartorya fischeri NRRL 181 XP_001266161.1), translated as MALAHPLSSLRVVELAGLAPGPFCGLLLADYGASVLRIDGPRSPKGDVLARHKSSICLDLKQPSSKAILLSILSNADVLIDPYRPGVLERLGLSPTEVLLKHNPRLIIARLTGFRRDGKYQDMAGHDINYLAVSGVLSMMGRSDESPYAPGNILADFAGGGAMCFIGILMAWIARNLTGRGQVVEANMVDGSAYLATFPRLTSKTPFWGFPRGENVLDGGCPWYTTYETKEKGKYFAVGALERQFYKAFIQGLGLEGAGLPSRDERNNWPALKDAFEKRFKQKTRKEWEDVFNGTDACATPVLEQSELERAGYTQRLPVHMARTPGKGIPEGKGDWTGGVINKGHHGEELLKEWMGWKRDIQYTEDGDGVLTAVQGAKL; from the exons ATGGCCTTGGCCCATCCTCTATCCAGCCTGCGGGTGGTAGAACTTGCAGGTCTGGCACCAG GTCCATTCTGTGGCCTTCTCCTCGCCGACTATGGTGCATCTGTACTTCGTATAGATGGACCCCGCTCACCAAAGGGTGACGTATTAGCAAGGCACAAGTCATCTATCTGCCTGGATCTGAAGCAACCTTCTTCCAAGGCCATCTTGTTGTCGATCTTATCCAATGCCGATGTTCTCATTGACCCTTATCGCCCTGGAGTCCTTGAACGTCTAGGGTTGTCGCCTACTGAGGTCCTGCTGAAACATAACCCACGCTTGATCATTGCCCGGCTCACCGGTTTCCGTCGAGATGGTAAGTATCAGGACATGGCAGGCCACGACATCAACTATCTAGCCGTTTCTGGCGTACTGTCCATGATGGGACGGTCTGATGAGAGCCCATATGCGCCGGGTAATATTCTGGCAGATTTTGCCGGAGGAGGTGCCATGTGCTTTATTGGGATTCTAATGGCTTGGATAGCTCGAAACTTGACAGGTCGAGGGCAAGTTGTCGAGGCCAATATGGTGGATGGTTCAGCATATCTTGCAACTTTTCCCAGGCTAACTAGCAAAACTCCATTTTGGGGATTTCCCAGAGGGGAAAATGTACTTGACGGGGGATGTCCATGGTATACTACATACGAGACGAAAGAAAAGGGCAAGTATTTTGCTGTTGGAGCATTGGAGCGTCAGTTTTACAAGGCGTTTATCCAAGGCTTGGGACTTGAAGGAGCGGGTCTTCCCTCAAGAGACGAGAGAAACAACTGGCCAGCGCTGAAAGACGCATTTGAGAAGCGTTTTAAACAAAAGACTCGCAAAGAGTGGGAAGATGTGTTTAATGGGACTGACGCTTGTGCGACGCCTGTGTTGGAACAGTCCGAACTTGAGCGGGCGGGGTATACGCAGCGACTTCCGGTACATATGGCTAGAACTCCTGGCAAGGGTATACCTGAGGGGAAAGGGGATTGGACAGGTGGCGTGATAAATAAGGGACATCATGGCGAAGAGTTGCTGAAAGAGTGGATGGGGTGGAAAAGGGACATTCAGTATActgaagatggtgatggtgtaCTTACAGCAGTGCAGGGGGCGAAACTATAA